The genomic window TCTGTAAGAAAACTCTCCCTGAAAAGGGCTAAAACAGTTGATTTATTGATAGCTAAACACATTAAAGAAGCATTATTCTAACCATTTATGCAAACCAAACAAGATTTGCAAACATAATAAACGGGTTTGTTGGTTAACGAGATGTTCTGCGGGTTAACAAGCACTCACTAAGCGACTGTTATTGCAGTGCAATCTGCGATTGCATCGCATACCAAACCCTTaacttgtgtttcttttttgtccATTGATATCAATGAACAAGCTAGCACTGTGATTAGCTTGACTTTGAGTCTCCAAAGACAATCAAACAAGACTTTCATGTCTTCATCGGGAGCTAGCTGTTCTCCTGCCATTGTGCAAACAAAGTACTAATATTCCTTTTAGTGATAGTAAGTGGTTTTAATGTGGTCCCTTTGGAGATGTCCAAGTTCCAACCACCACTGAATGGGCTTGTATCTATCAAAAACAAgccattttttgtattttctcagcCATTCAAGCCCTCAAACAATGCATCAAGAACAGGCCGTCAAGAAATGCCAAGACGGAATTAAATCAATCttcatcaaaaccaaaaatGGAGTACATGAAATTTGCTTCCAATCATTTGCTGCAATGTCTCCGAATTGTTATGTAGGGATAGATTTGAGGCCAGGATAACAGAATTAGTGGACTAAAAGGCAGCACGTTTTGATGCCTTTTTCCACTTGGCTCACAATTATCTCAAGACAAACTAAATTTCTGGTGCTAAATCTAGTGTTAAACCCTATCATGTGTAGAAAACCACTTCATGGAAGCCTCTTCACGTCATAAACAAGAGTATTTTTAGCAACACGttcaaaaaaagattattatttacatttaaaaaattaatagattttgTTCACCCAAaagttcttttaattaaaaagataaaaatagattttttttaacagagtTTGTATACAAATAAGAAtcttatttctgtttttattgcggagaaaataattagaaattacAATCTAAGCTAAATTGTtgcccctttatttttttaaaattttacaaaaatatttttttaatttaaaaattaaaaacagatTTCTTAATAGAATTTGTATATATTCATAGCTCAAGAATTAGCATTCCCTGCAAAACACTACAGATCCAAGTCATCAGAGTTATGGATGGCTTAAGACTTCATCCCATAAATCTTTACACAACAAGCCATCACAATGAACAGAGTTATTTCATCCTCGAAGATAGCAACACAGCACAGCAAGGCTCCAACTTGAAGACGACGTTCATGATCCAGATGTTGTCCATCCAGACAAGCACATTAAGGCAAGCTGCGTCTTCAACAAGCTTTAGTCATCTGATTACGTGCATTATCTCCTTAACAAAACAATGTAAGACTTGGTGCATGTTTAACGTTGTGATAGCTTAAAAGCTCCCCTGTAAAACGGAGCTTTGGTCTTCGGTCAAGAACATGGTCACTCTCCAACAAAAAGATATGCTCCTCCGAACAGTTATCGTACCTAAATTCTGGAGTCTATAATAAAGGTTCAGCAAGCTATGACAAGATTTTAACGTTGTTATAATATCATATCAGAAAAACAGGCAAAGGAATCCAAAGAAAACCTATATAGGAGTGCTTGATAATTTCTGAATTTGCAATAACATAGTAACATTTACAGttgcaacaaaaagaaaaaaaaaaggataagcaaacacctttatatatatatatatatatctatatactAAAGCTTATCTAGAAACATACTGCATCACAGTACCATGGACTTTTTCATATCCATGTTCTAAAATTAGCCCTTATAACATCAGAGAGGCTTCGACCCGTCCACCACAAGGGATCAGCCACTAAATATAAACCCAGTAGTTCCATCTTCCTCTCCTTTGGGGCTGGAAGTCAGAAAGGGTAACCTTAAATGTGGTAGGCCTGCCAAATTGAGTGCAACAGTACCCCCCACTGctattaaaacttcaaaaaactaCACCACTCAAATTCGGCAAAATGGACATATAACAGATCATGATCCGAACCACAGCTAGATAGATGCTCTGCACCCAATAACAGAGCCGAGTTGTTTCTGGAAACTTCAACGACCGAACCCCGGAGCAGCAGAACGCAACAACTTAAGATTAATAAAAACAGTAAGTGGTAACACTACACAATCATAAAACAGCAAACAACACGTATTTTAGCCAAAGAGGAATGTCAAGCTTCGGTCAAGTATGGCTGCCAGTTGGTAAAGTTAACCCTATTAACAGTTAGGACTCACGAATTCACTTATCTCATCCATCACTGTATGGAAGTAATTGTTATTGGGCAACAAGTAGAAACCTATTGTTGCCTGCTCCAGATACAGAAGTTTCACATCTTGACCAGCCTTCTTGAGACCTTCAGCATATGTTATTTGCCGGTCGTGAACAAGGTCTAAACCGGCCACCACAACAAGACTCTTAGGAAATTTAATTCCTTCGAGGCTTTTACCTTTTGGACCAAATGGATTACATGCTGGATGGTCCCTATCCTCTCTTTCAGGAAGAAATGCTCTCCAATACCAGTCTCGGTCTTGGAGAGTAACAAAATATTTGCCATCTAATCGCTTCTCTGATTCTGTTCTCTCTTGCCCACCAAACATTGGGTTCAGCAGTATGTTTCCCAAAACATCAATTCCCGATTCTACTGCTCTTAAAGCAACATGGTGAACAATGTTACCACCAGAACTATCCCCAGCCAAGTATATATGAACTTTAGAATCTTTCTTGCTCTGGAGCCATGTTCTTGAATTAACCCACTTCAGAGCAGTCCATCCATCATCATAAGCACATGGGTATCGATTTTCAGGTGCACGCCTATAATTCACAGACACTACCACAGCCTTGCAAAGGCCCACCAGGCGGCGACAGAGTGTATCATATATAGCACTGTTTGAAGAAGAGTGAGCAAAGCTTCCGCCATGAAAGAAGATTATGACAGGGACAACCTCCGAGTTGACAGGCTTCTCAAGGTCAACAATATTTGGTTGTGATTCTTGCGCATCAGCTCGTCTATAGATTCGGCTAAGAAGGCTAGTCCCACGGTCAATGATAACATCAAATGAGAAAACCCCATCAACTGGATTCGCGTTAGCAGGAACTTTCCGGTCAAGGAACTCAGCCAAGTGGCGGTTGAAAGTCCCATCAGGACGACGAAGAAGATTGTAAGCCAGCTTGAAATTTGATATGAGGACCCATGTATTCAGGGGTACCACCCTCTAAgcaaaaaatgaaggaaatcttcaatttttttcattccgAATAGCAAAATAGCAGGCCATAAACCATTAATAGTGATAGTTTTTCACAAACGAGCAAGCAAGTACAGAACCATGAAAAACACACTGACAAGTAACACATTTATCCATAAAACCAAATCATATTCCCCAAACTAAATTGATCCGGAATTGAAACGAAAAGGAACCAAGTTCAACATTTTGATGACCAAAATAAGACTTCAAAACCAGCAATCATGCGTACAACAAGCAAGAGCAACCTATCAACAAACTACTGTTATATGAtctcaaaacccaaaacaacttCAAAACACAGCAGCCTGAGAACCCAAATACTATTCAACAAGCTTCCatctttccaaaaaaaagaacataaaaccCCAAAATCTCAAACAACACAACCTACAGAATCCAAACTGCTTAAACATAGTCCCCAGACCCAATTTCCCTCAccaacaaaaccaaaaccaaaaaccccaccaaaaaaatataaatttcgcTTCAAATCCAGCTGATTTCCAACTCCGAGTCACCAAAACACAAACATCacaaaaaaaccatcaaaagaCACCAACTTTGGTCACCAAAAGAGTacaaaaatgtttaaaaaaaaggtaCCTTGCTTTCATTGAGATTAACTCCATTACTTCCAGCCATGAAACTAGCACTTCTTTATCAACAGAGTGtcgaaaaacaaaatctaaaacttcAATTTAGATCCTTTTTAAGAACAACTCGATTGAAAACTCACTTCACATAatgaaaccaaaaacaaaagatttgatctttttagCTCTAATCCTCATAGCTTTCATTTATTATCAAAGCTTTCAAGAGGCCAAAATATCAGAGATGGGTATCCTTCAAATttgcaaaaacaacaaattttgaACACAGAGAGAAATAATGGTGGCAATAAATGGTAAATACCACATGGAGGAGTAGAGATGTGTATGCGTGGAGGATAAGGGTGAGGGTGCATGATAGCAAGTGTGTGGAGGTGAGTGGTAGAGTGCGCATTAGGTGTGAGGTGGGAATATAGAGACGACAAAGTAAGCGGCCGAAAGATTACTGTTGTGTGGGACCCGGTTatgtaagaaaattattttgtttttttggaaataattttgagcatttatgacgcaataaaaagaaactaaaaaacaaaaggaataattaaaaaaaggaagaaattagTAAAATGTGAGAGAAAGAAACAAGACAAAAGCTTATGTGCGTGCGGCCGGCGCCAAGTCACGTGAGGACAAACGGGGTCCGTCTGGAACGCTTTTTGCGGTCCTCTGTACCTGTTGCGGCCATTGTGGGTAACGCTTTGTTTGGTACTGttgttgggttttgt from Populus trichocarpa isolate Nisqually-1 chromosome 5, P.trichocarpa_v4.1, whole genome shotgun sequence includes these protein-coding regions:
- the LOC18098845 gene encoding gibberellin receptor GID1C, which codes for MAGSNGVNLNESKRVVPLNTWVLISNFKLAYNLLRRPDGTFNRHLAEFLDRKVPANANPVDGVFSFDVIIDRGTSLLSRIYRRADAQESQPNIVDLEKPVNSEVVPVIIFFHGGSFAHSSSNSAIYDTLCRRLVGLCKAVVVSVNYRRAPENRYPCAYDDGWTALKWVNSRTWLQSKKDSKVHIYLAGDSSGGNIVHHVALRAVESGIDVLGNILLNPMFGGQERTESEKRLDGKYFVTLQDRDWYWRAFLPEREDRDHPACNPFGPKGKSLEGIKFPKSLVVVAGLDLVHDRQITYAEGLKKAGQDVKLLYLEQATIGFYLLPNNNYFHTVMDEISEFVSPNC